The Maridesulfovibrio ferrireducens genomic sequence CAATACTTCTTGGTGGCCTATATCTGCTAAGCCGGAAAATTATCCGCCCTGATATCCCGTTCGCGTTTATAGCTGGGGTGGCTCTCACCGCCGCTACGTTTTATGCGATTTCTCCCCTTGATTACGCTTCACCGATTTATCACCTGTTATGCGGATCCACTCTGTTCGGCGCCTTCTTCCTTGCAACCGACAGCTCTTCTTCCCCCGTTGGTCATATCCCTATGATCGCATATGGGTTTACTGCCGGAATACTGGTCATAATCATAAGGGTTTACGGAGTTTATCCTGACGGGGTTCCATTTGCCATACTTCTGGCAAACCTTGCATCGCCACTATTTGAAAAAATCAGGCCCACCCCTTTCGGCGGAATAACCAATATCCATTTGCAGAGATAAAATATGAATGAAACCTTAAAAATGATCGTGGTTCTTTCACTCATATGCGGCTTGTCCGGTTTTACCCTTGCAAGCCTGAAAGATGCCACCAACGACAAAATCGAAGAACAGGTAATGACCTATGTTCAAGGCCCTGCTATAAGTAATGTTCTAATCGGATTTGATAATTCTCCGGTTAAGGATCGTAAAAAGTTCGATATTCCGGGTACAGACACTCAAATCACCGTTTTTCCAGCCATTAAAGACGGTAAACTCTTCGGAGTCGCTCTTGAATCCGCAGCAAAAGGCTACGGCGGAAATGTCGGTGTAATGGTCGGCTTCAATATTGACGGAGTTAATCTTTCAGGCATCGGTATCACCACCATGAAAGAGACTCCCGGTATCGGAGCAAGAGTTGCCAAACACGGATTCACGAAACAATTCAGAGGCCACCCAGCGTCCGTAGAACTGTCATCTAAAGGCGGAGACATTGACGGCATTGCGGGAGCAACGATTTCATCAACGGCATCAGTTGAAGCCGTAAAAAAAGCAATTAATATTTTTGCTCAATTAAAACCGCAAATTACTGCAGCTTGGATAAAGGGATCTTAATCATGATTAGATTATGGAAAGAATTTTCTAAAGGATTATGGACAGACCTACCGCCTTTTAAAATTGTATTAGGCCTGTGCCCGGTACTGGCTGTTACTAAAACTGCGGACAACGGATTCGGCATGGGGCTGGCGGTAATTTTCGTACTGACCCTTTCAAATGTTTTTGTTTCAGCTGTCAGAAAAATTATTCCGCCCAAAGTGCGTATTGCGTGTTTCATTGTTATAGCGGCATCACTCGTTGTTGTGGTTGAACTGCTGATGCAGGCATATGCTTACCCGCTCTATCAACAGCTAGGTATTTTCGTGCCGCTCATTGTTGTTAACTGTATCATCCTCGGGCGCGCGGAAGCTTTTGCCTC encodes the following:
- the rsxE gene encoding electron transport complex subunit RsxE, giving the protein MIRLWKEFSKGLWTDLPPFKIVLGLCPVLAVTKTADNGFGMGLAVIFVLTLSNVFVSAVRKIIPPKVRIACFIVIAASLVVVVELLMQAYAYPLYQQLGIFVPLIVVNCIILGRAEAFASKNTILLSAADGLGMGLGFTMSLTLLGGLRELFGYGTLFGSQIMPESFKPFSFMIEAPGAFVCLGLVLAGMNAFTNSQRRKKGQAVLDNPTHDCKTCGMCGH
- the rnfG gene encoding RnfABCDGE type electron transport complex subunit G, encoding MNETLKMIVVLSLICGLSGFTLASLKDATNDKIEEQVMTYVQGPAISNVLIGFDNSPVKDRKKFDIPGTDTQITVFPAIKDGKLFGVALESAAKGYGGNVGVMVGFNIDGVNLSGIGITTMKETPGIGARVAKHGFTKQFRGHPASVELSSKGGDIDGIAGATISSTASVEAVKKAINIFAQLKPQITAAWIKGS